ttcctctcgccTTTGgccgcttcttctccgcgCACTTGAGCTGCTCGAACAGCATTGAAAAGTTTCACCACACCACGCTGGGCGATTTTCCGAAGacgcttctcttcctcagcaACAGCGCCAGCCTCACCTCGTTCGATTCCTAGAACATCACGAATCCGACCGCGATCTAACTCTTCCTGCTTCTCGGCGCGCAGTTTGGCTCGTGCTTGCTTGTCCAATTTCTCGTCGGCAAAATCTGTGCTGGCTTGCGTGGCTATTTTACTGCGTGAGAGGACAGGATCCGCCCGGGCAGAGGAAGGTAGTTTTGTCGCCAAAATCTTAGAGATAGAGGTAGAGAACGCCGAAGGATCATTCCGTTTGGGGACAGCTCTGTGGTCCGTAGTTGACGTCGGCATAGACACATCAGAGTCGtaatcatcatcctcatcttcagcatcAGAAGATACGTCTGAGCCCGAAGCTTCATGCTTTTCATCCTTCTTATCGTCACTGTCAGACGATTCGTCGCCGTCGTCGTCGCTGCTCTCTTtatcctttctcttctttgaagCAATTGAAGATTTTGTCTGTTCCTTCGGCTTCTTTACTTTGACCTCGTCCTCGTTGGAATCTGCTAAACTGACAGCTTTAAAATCGGTTGCTCCATCTTCCGCTTCGTCAGAACTGCTGTGGTATTCGCGCTGCTTCCTAAACTTCTTTTGAGGCCGTCCAGTTTTGCCCTGCAGACCTTCCAAGACCTTGCGCTTCTTTGCTGTAGTGGATAGACGCATGATAATTGAGGGAACGTCTGAATTTAAGCTGTGGTAAATTTTTCGTGTTGATATAGGAATTGCatggtcttttttttttttcttgtaAGTCTCGAATACATTCAAAGGCGGAAGAAACAATGATGTCTCTGATTGGCTGACCGCCCGCTCCAGACTCTCCGCACTGGAAATGATTGAGATTGGTGGCCTCTCCGACATTCTACCTGTCGATCAAGCATTGCCATTATTCGGTTTCTGATCACCTAACTTCCCTACGCCCTGTTCCTTATTGATTTTACTGCGATACCAACCTTTATCTCCTAAGAGAGTTCCCGCCATGGTCCTTCAGGATCTCGGGCGGCGTATCAACGCCGCCGTCAATGACCTGACTAGGTCCAACAATCTAGACGAGAAGGTGGGCTGCCAATATGTGCATTTGATTCTCAAGGAGGTTTCACGCAACTAACGCCTTCTAGGCTTTTGATGACATGTTGAAAGAGATCTGCGCTGCACTTTTATCAGCCGACGTAAACGTTCGTCTCGTCCAGTCACTTCGGAAATCTATCAAGTCCAGCGTGAACTTCGCCTCCTTGCCCCCCGCCGTCAATAAGAAGAGGTTGATTCAGAAAGCGGTCTTCGACGAATTAGTTGCTCTGGTCAATCCACATGCAGATCCTTTCCGACCCAAGAAGGGCCGGTCTAATGTGATTATGTTCGTTGGTTTACAGGGTGCTGGTAAGACGACAACTTGTACCAAGCTGGCTAGACATTATCAGATGCGGGGCTTCAAAACGGCACTCGTCTGTGCGGATACCTTCCGTGCCGGTGCATTCGATCAGCTGAAACAGAATGCGACAAAGGCCAAAATTCCTTACTATGGAAGTTTGACGCAGACCGACCCCGCAGTGGTGGCGGCTGAGGGTGTGGCCAAGTTCAAGAAGGAGCGGTTTGAGATCATAATCGTGGATACTAGCGGTCGTCACAAGCAGGAGGAGGAACTTTTCACGGAAATGACGCAGATTCAGACTGCTGTCACCCCAGACCAGACGATCTTGGTCCTCGACAGCACGATCGGTCAAGCGGCCGAAGCCCAGTCGGCGGCCTTCAAGGCAACAGCTGATTTTGGTGCCATCATTATCACGAAGACGGACGGGCATGCTGCTGGAGGTGGTGCTATTTCTGCTGTAGCAGCTACACATACTCCCATTATCTTCCTCGGCACGGGTGAACATATGATGGACCTTGAACGGTTCGAGCCAAAAGCTTTTATCCAGAAGCTACTGGGCATGGGCGATATGGCAGGATTAGTCGAGCACGTTCAGGCCGTGACCAAGGActcagcagcagccaagGAGACGTACAAGCACATCTCGGAAGGTATCTATACGGTGCGTGATTTCCGAGAGAACATTTCCTCGATCATGAAAATGGGTCCCCTGTCAAAACTTTCTGGCATGATCCCTGGCTTGTCCAATCTCACTGCTGGgctggatgatgaagatggctcgCTTAAACTCCGCCGCATGATCTACATTTTTGACAGTATGACTACGGCAGAGCTTGACAGCGATGGCAAGGTCTTTGTGGAGCAGCCTAGCCGGATGGTCCGCATCGCCTGTGGTAGCGGCACGACCGTGCGCGAGGTCGAAGACCTTCTGTCGCAGCACCGCATGATGGCCGGTATGGCCAAGCGCGTCGGTgggcagaagaagcagatgcaACGAGCCCAGAATATGCTCAAGGGTGGCAATAAAGAACAGCAGCTCGCCGCGATGCAGAAGCGCATGGCCTCCATGGGTGGCGCAGGTGGCGCAGGTTTCCCTGGAATGCCCGGTATGGGCGATATGGCCAAGATGATGCAAATGCTCCAGGGACaaggcggcggtggtggtctGCCAGGCCTTGGAGGTATGGACCTACAGGGGATGATGAGCCAAATGAGCGGATTGATGGGCGGAGGAGGACGCGGTAGAGGACGGTGATCCCAAcattgtttcttttcatgtcaattttcttttctctcctgtATCTGTTTGTTTCGTGGTGATACCGCTTCATGGGTCACGATTGATCGATTATACAGCATGTGGATGGTGTTGGGCGCGTATTGTTTTCATTGCCATGGTATGATTTTAACTTCTTCAAAGAACGATACTTAGGTGACATTTTATACGTCGATAGGTTGCAATAGTGACGGTTAATCTTACCATACTGTACATTAACATATTTTTAGTATGAATTGATACGTTATCGCCAGGGAAAATTCGACGATATATGTATTGATCTATGCCAGGTCCATATTCATAATCAGTCGAGTCTTTCTGCTGTTCCCGTTCTATCCAAAAGTTTAGAGACTTGAGCCCTAAACTGGTTAACTAGCTGTCCTCTTACTTCCTCCACCTGACTAAGGACGGCTCTGAGCTGGGCACTCCATCCAACTGGTTCACGGTTGTCCTCAAGGACTTTACCTGGCAGGAGTCGCGGGTGTCTGACAGAGGCAGCCGAGGCAACATCCTCATACCCGGGAAGTGGGACGCTGAGACTATATTTCCAGGCGACATCGTTGTCAACATAGAGTGAGTAGGTAAGGACGGAACTGGGTACGGTTGCCGTCCTGCCACTGATGAGTACGGTCTCATCGCGGATGTCGATATCGATTAATCCGTACTTGGTGTTACCGGTTGGGATGTATTTGACCGTGACATCTTCATTGTCGGTTTGATGGTAGGTCCGGATGGGCAGGTAGAACATACTGAGCGGACCGACACTGAATTCGTGCAGGCCTTCTCCGGCGGTATCGGGGAGAAGTTCATCGGGCGTGTAGTCAAATGTAGGATCAGGGAATCGGGTCGCCCCGAACTCGTGTCTGTCTCCACTGAGCAGGATAATACGAATTCCCAGCTCTCGCTCAGCGCGCCACATGGCTTCAAACACTGTGCGACGCTCGTTCAAAAACCCACCCCATGTGTCGGTCGTGCCGACGCGCCAGTTTTTAGTAAATGGAACGCTGGAGGCGACGATCTTCCAACGCACTTCGGCTGGTTCAGGACGAGACAGATATGCAAGCAAGGACTGCAGTTGCGCTGAGCCAAGAATGGTAGAGTCCGGTTGGGCGGGCTCGGAGCGATAGGTGCGGGTATCCAACATGAAGAATGACGCCGGGCCGTTGATGAAAGAGAAATAGGTTGTGTTTTCTGGCTTGGCAAAAGGAGTGGCTGGGATCGGGGGGTTCACACTGACGTGGTAATGGATATAGGGGTCAGCAGCAGCCAAATAGGGAGCTGTATTGTTGCCCTTCGACCAGTCATTCTCAATCTCATGGTCGTCTAGAGTGTGTATCCACGGCAGGTCGATGGCCGGGTTATCACCATGGGAATACCACGAGGGAGAAGAATACACACGACGATATTCACTGCGGTAATGTGATACAGACGAGCCAAAGCGCTGGGGAACGTCGATATAGATGAAGTCACCGAGGAACAGCATAAAAGCCGGTCGAAGCAAGGATGGCAATTTGCTGACGGTCTCAGTCATCTTCTCAATGCCCTCGATACGCAATGGATGAGATAACGGATTGTACGGGAAGTTTGGCTTTATGCAGCTAGACGTCAAAAAGCTAAGCCGGTCGGCAGATGCCGAACCAGGAAGAGGCGCGGTGACAAAAGAGCCTGTGCGATTGTTGGACAAAGAGTATCGATAATGCGAGGATGGTTTCAAGTTTTGCAAAGTCACCGAGGTTGTGAAATCCGTCGATTCATCAAGTGCATATATAATGCCTTCTTCCACCCATTTCAAGGGGTCATCCTGTTCCGCTTCTTGGTAGAAGACCACCAGGGGTAGTTGAGCCGAGTCCGGCTCTCGAACGAGCAAATTCGCTGTAGTTGGGGAGACATAGCCAATGCGCGAGAAGGCAACATCGTTTGCAGGATAGAAAACTAACCCACGCAGTAGAAGGTCGGAAGTGAAGAGTGTAAGGACAATGTTAACCAGCACTGTCAGCCGGGTCACCAACGGCGACGTGGGGGAGGGCAGTCCCGTTAAAAGCGTCTTAAGAACGCTATCATTAGATAGAGACTCTGCAGATCCTGCGCATATCTTCTGTGAGCAAATCCAGAGTGGGGAAGCACTATGGGGTAGGGATATACTTACTGGAAGTGTTCCTGGAGCGTTTCAAGTCATGGGGGCGATTGGTGGTGCTCTCATCAGCCGGCCGACTGAGCGAGAACAATGAAGATAGATACACCACTAACGAGGTGAAGATTAGAGGTGGGAAATGATGACCGGGGATCTGCACACGAATGAGCAGCCGTTATTTGGTAATTGAACGAACTTAGATGGACGCACCCagcgaagaaagatgaaggcGGCGAGTCTGAGTATCACGGAGCTCGTGGCCGCGGCAACCCGCGGCAAGGAAACCATAGCTTCGTGGGAAGGTTTTAGGCGCGCTGCGAGATAATGAGTGTTCTTTTAGCCATGAATTATTCTCCGTTCGAGTTTTAGAGAAGAAGCTCAGGTGACATTCTGATAGGTAGAGAAGTGGAGCTGAGAATAAAGAAGTTGGAGTTTGGAAGATGCGGTGGACTGCAGTTGACTAGTATAGGCGGTATGACGACATTGGACGATTCCACCCGGTTAGCCTCAGGTACACACTTCCACAGTAACTAGTACTCTCCCCTATCGTTCTACATATCATATCTCCAGCAATGAAAGAATGTAAAGTAGTTGTATATAATTTGATTACATTCGTTGGTCTGTTTTTATGCTCTACGTCCATAGATCTCTACCGTTGTTGATTCATCATATCTCGGAGAACGTTCATCAAACCGCTCGCCATAAGCCCTGATAAAAAGCCATGACCAGATCCTTCATATGCATGCTAAGCGACATCTCCGCCGCCCATTGCCAGGGCTTCTCCCGCTCCCCTGGTTTGGCATTAAAATACTCCCAGCCCATAACACCGCCAAAGTTGGGGAACTGCTCAACCAGCTGGCCTAATATAGGCCCAATGATCTCCCGAGGAACGTAGCCCTGCGATCCATTGCCGGGGTTCGTCAACAGTCCGTAAACGACGCGTTGCGGTGACCATCCTTGCGCGACGATCGCCGCATACATACGAGGATCATCCGCTGGGCCCCAGCCGTTGTAGAACTGTGTATTATACCAACTAATTTTCGATGCTCGTTGTCGCTCAAGCTCCCGGTAGTCAAACCCGGAAAGATTACCAATCCCTAGAAGCGCCGCTGCCACTGGGGCCAGCGTTATGATGAAGCCATCTCCCAGGTCCGATTTGAGTCGATCAATAAGTCTAATGATACCTGAAAGCGacatctcctcctccacgTCTAAATCCAGCCCTTCCAGTTGATGACGCCGAATCATGGCTAGGAGAGGCAGGTAGTACCGTTCGAATTTGTCCTGGTCACCGTCCAAACAGCGGAAGGAACCTTGAGCGGCTCCTCCTAGCATTCCCATGACACGTACCCCACTCTGTTTCAAGAGAGGTACCTCTGTCCACAGCTCATCATACATGCTATGATGGGGCGGATCATCGTTGAGCGTAATATGACCCGGTTCGGCATTCAGGTGAAAGGCAGCAATGATGATGTGCGTGATGCCAGTGTTGTTCTGCACCAGCGGTAGCGCGGACACATATTGACCTCGATCCGGACGGAGTGTTTGGTGATAGCATATCACCCGGCATCGGTCGACCTGCGCAGGTATGGGAGGCATCGTTTCTTAGCTTTAAAAGGAGGTTGGAGGTGGCTGCGGATTTGCTGCACTGGTCAGGACCAAGTCCAGCATTTCGATGAGGAGCAACAGCGGGGTAGTGAGATTACAGACGGTCTCTGGGGGGCCGCAGCTTAGCCGTCAGGTTCTCCCATTGCTTCGCGACCGGTTTGGACAGAAGGCCAGTCCGAACGCACCTCAGAGGGTCAATATTTGGGGAGATAAAATAAGGAGGGGATTCAACAAAGGACGGAATGGGTGATGGTTACAAGAAGACTCTGTGATGGTCTTGGTAAGGGGTGTCTCTTTACAGTACGGTAATCCTGGTACTTGTATCTATTACATACGGGGTATGTACAGttcgatatcaaggaaagcTCTTCCTCTACGCTAAACCTAATATGGAGCATAATAAACACCTGATATGAAAACCTGAGGATTCCGGCCGGCACACGGGCGGGTTCCCAGTATCGCCGGTCCAGGCGCGTCCGTTACATCGACATACTCTATCTGCTGGTTATCGTTATCAAAGTCCACCTCGATTTACATGACCTTGTCAGCCCATCTGCTAAATCAATAATGTCGCCCTAGCCAATTGATCTTGATTCCTAGCATTCACTCACCTACCGACCGCGACAAATACCATCATGGACACAACTTCTCACGATACAGTCGGCGCGTCCACCCTCGCAACGCCTCTCTTTATGCCTTCCTCCCCTCCGCAAGTTAACCATAGCCCTGAAGGATCCCCCCGGCGTGCGCGAAGCCCAATCTCCCATCGCGCCGGCGATGACATCGACGACGCGCATTCGCCGACCGGCTCGCCGCCGTCCTCCCGGGCATCATCGCTTGATCGCGCTGCGAAGGAGCTCGACGCTCGCCTGGCAGATTACACGCTTGATTTTGACCAATTCCCCAGCGGCCAGTTGAGTCTTGAGGAGCGGAACGACGAATTGTTCGGAGAATCGAAGCTACCCCATGAGGACCAATTGTCGGATGTGGGCGGACCCGAGGATTTTACGGCCAATCTAGAGAAATATCTCATGGGCGACGATGATACATTTGATCATAAGGATCTGGAAGAaattgaggaagaagaagaaccagcgCGGGAAGAGCAGGAGCCACCGCGACCGCAATCTCCAGAGCAAAAACAGCAGGAACAGCAGAGCTCACAACTGCAACAACCCGCTGTGGAGGACGAGGCAGAGCTTGGCGAATACAGCGAATTTGCTCCTGTTGATATGTCTACGCCGTCGCATTTGTTACGTAGAGGTAATGCGTTTTCGAAGGAGGTGACGCAGCTGGAGAACATCGAGGAAGATCCGGATGATGAGCCGGATACCGCGAGAACACCGTCGGTTCGCAGGCATAAACCAACATCCAGCAAAGACCAGACAGATACGAAAGATGATTTGCTCAGACAGATTGCGGAGTTGAAACATGTAGttcaagaaagagatgaACAACTTGAAAGGAATCACAGACGGGTTTTGGAGGCTGCATCCGCTGGAGAGCAGATCAAACATCTGCAAGCAGAACTACAGAAGAAGACAGCTCTGCTGGATGAGGCCTATGCAAACCGAAACGATGATGCGCTCCTGCGTGAGCAGATTCAGCTGCTTCAGAaacagaatgaagagaaggaatcTCTTTTGCAGAGGTCCTCAATCAATGAAACCGGAATCAGTGCCCTTCAGGAGCAGATTGCAGAAATGCGAAAAGAGTTCCGAGACCGACAGGTGCCTACAGATGTAGACTCTGAGAGACTAGAGACGATCGCGAATTTGCGCCAGCAGTTAAACCTAGCCCAGGAGCAACTAAAAAAACGAGACGCTATGCTAGATGAGACTCTCGCTAAACTAAATGAAGCTACAGCTGCCAGGGAACTACAACTGCGTGAGAAAAATACCGAAATCGATGCACTCAAGGCCCAAATAGATGATCACCTTCTGGAAATCCAGAAGCTTGAAGCGGAGGTAGACCGCGCAAATCGCGAATACCGGACTCTGGAGGATAGGATCGCCACGCTTGAGATCAGAAATCGCCCACTAGAGGAGAAGAACAGCACACTGGAAGCTGATCTAAGTCGCGCGCAGTCGCAAGTCACCGCGCAGGAGAACGCTCTCAAAGCGATGGCAGCGGACCTTCCCTGGGAGACGAGCCGCAACACATACGAAGATATTCTAGAACTGATCAATTCCATGCCGATTCGCTCTGAAGCCGTTCCGAAAGACAGCGACTCCGGGGAGCCGGAGCTAGAGCAGCTACGTGAGGAATTAACAAAACTCCGAACCGAACAGGAGCAAGCATCATCAACGCAAAACGCGCTAGAAACCCAATTGAAGCGGTCCCAAGAACAAGCCGCAGAGGCCCAATCCCTCCTTAACTCAATCGAAGGGGAGAACACCCGCTTGTCGAAACGAGCAGAAGAACTCAAATCCAGCCTGGACAAGGCCGGTCATGAGCTAAACGAGCTGCGAGAAGAGTACTCCGAAGCCCAGGATACAATCCAGCGTCTccaggaagaaaagaacacgCAACAACCCAGCCCTCCACCCTCCCCTTCAACAACCCGTCAAAAAGAAACTGCTTTGGAGGAAACCCACCAGGCACAACTACGAAGCCTACAAACCGCCCATGCCACCGCCATCTCTAACCTACGCACCTCCCACGCAGACTCAACCCGTAAATTAAAGAATCTCCTAGCTACCGCTGAAAAGCGCGAGACAAAACTCAAATCCGAGCTCCAATTCCTGCGCAGCTCACGCTCCACGCAAGAGAACGAGATAGACTCTCTCCGTGCAGAAATCAAGGAGCTGGAAACCAtcatcaaagtcaaagaTGAAACAGCCGCAGCACTTGATAAGAAAATCGCTCGGTCCGTCGAGAACCGCGAGAAAGTGTGGGCAGATCGAGTTGATTCTGCTCTCCGACAACGCGACCAATTCGGCAAAGCTTTTCTGTACACAGTGGGCCAGAAAGAGCTTGGAGAGAATAAAGTGAACTTCGACGATAAGGGCCGGCCGATACAGGCGTACCAGTATGCGTACGTGAAGAATaatggaaggaagaaggCATAAACGTGGTCGGAGTAGCGCTTTGCTTTGGGTGATTTCTGGTTGTATCTTTCGGAGTTTCCGGTCCTGGGATTGTGTATgggatatctatatatttgtTGGGTTTCTCTATTGTACAGGATGGCTTCCGCAGGGGTTTGGTTTATGGGACATTCACGTTGAGTGATGTAATCTAGGGTCAATCGAATGAATAGATCAATTCTTACCTCTACTTTTAATCTTCCATTTTCGTGGTGTTAATCTCGTGGGCTTTATatgagcaagaagagaagaaaaaaagaaagcgcCCAAAACCCAAGGGATGAGAAATGTACGGTTTTACAGCACTATACATTGTCCATTAGACATAGCCCGAGGACTATACAATGATGTCTAGACTATAAACAAGATTAGAATAATTTCATAAAATCTCATCCTAACGAACATCAACTTTGAATCAAAACTAATACATGAACACTGGATACCGGTATATTGCTAGTATTTAgacaggagaaaagaaagtagcCCACTTCAAAGACATAAGATCAAAAAGTTCGTGTCCCTTTTTATATTGTTTTATCGGGGCATGCCAGTAAGAACCCCTTTGCCTTATTTTGGCTTTAGCCTGTCCTGCAGGCTGTGTTATCGATCATAATGCAGCCATGCTCGTACGATGGGCACCACGATATGTGTTGGCATTAGGAACAATGTCCCGAGTTTCATCCACCGATGCGCCTGATTCTCGGATGCTGTCGAGAGCTCTTGTAGACCCGAGACCACCGCAAGTAGTGCTGCGTGGCCTTCGCGTGCTGGGATAATGGATTTCTATATCGCTTCTTCGAGACTGTGAGGACATGCGGCGTGGTTCGTACCGGCCACGGTAGTTGTACCGGCTATGCGGTTGATGATAACTTCTGGTATATCGGGGTACATGTGATTGCTCGAACTGATAATGCCGGCTTTGCCGTCTTTCCTTAGGCCGCTGGTTATGATGAAGCTGAGTATCAGGCTCTATTACAGAGGCTCTGTGGCTGGCAACTCTATTAACAGGGTGCCAGGCCAATGGGTTTGGTGGAACGATTGTATAGCTCGGTCGATGGCGATGGATGGTGCGAGGAATAGGTGCAGTATGAGTTGTGTTAGATCGCTGCACCTTGAGAGGTGTAGGTAGCACGACCTCAGGTGCATCAGATGAGTTGGAGGACGTTGGTCGAGCCTGGGTGCTTGTATGAGGGACTTGGCTACTTGGTGGCCTTCGGGTTTCGGAATCGACAGGTGCAGAAGCcacctcctctttctcctcagCAGAAGAAGTGAGGTGCTGCTCGGAATCACTGTTCCTATTCAGTATCACATTTCCTGTTTGT
The sequence above is a segment of the Aspergillus flavus chromosome 4, complete sequence genome. Coding sequences within it:
- a CDS encoding Rrp15p-domain-containing protein, encoding MRLSTTAKKRKVLEGLQGKTGRPQKKFRKQREYHSSSDEAEDGATDFKAVSLADSNEDEVKVKKPKEQTKSSIASKKRKDKESSDDDGDESSDSDDKKDEKHEASGSDVSSDAEDEDDDYDSDVSMPTSTTDHRAVPKRNDPSAFSTSISKILATKLPSSARADPVLSRSKIATQASTDFADEKLDKQARAKLRAEKQEELDRGRIRDVLGIERGEAGAVAEEEKRLRKIAQRGVVKLFNAVRAAQVRGEEAAKGERKKGTIGIGEREKAVNEVSKQGFLELISGKKGKPLNIEEA
- a CDS encoding putative class III chitinase — its product is MPPIPAQVDRCRVICYHQTLRPDRGQYVSALPLVQNNTGITHIIIAAFHLNAEPGHITLNDDPPHHSMYDELWTEVPLLKQSGVRVMGMLGGAAQGSFRCLDGDQDKFERYYLPLLAMIRRHQLEGLDLDVEEEMSLSGIIRLIDRLKSDLGDGFIITLAPVAAALLGIGNLSGFDYRELERQRASKISWYNTQFYNGWGPADDPRMYAAIVAQGWSPQRVVYGLLTNPGNGSQGYVPREIIGPILGQLVEQFPNFGGVMGWEYFNAKPGEREKPWQWAAEMSLSMHMKDLVMAFYQGLWRAV
- a CDS encoding signal recognition particle protein SRP54 (unnamed protein product); translated protein: MVLQDLGRRINAAVNDLTRSNNLDEKAFDDMLKEICAALLSADVNVRLVQSLRKSIKSSVNFASLPPAVNKKRLIQKAVFDELVALVNPHADPFRPKKGRSNVIMFVGLQGAGKTTTCTKLARHYQMRGFKTALVCADTFRAGAFDQLKQNATKAKIPYYGSLTQTDPAVVAAEGVAKFKKERFEIIIVDTSGRHKQEEELFTEMTQIQTAVTPDQTILVLDSTIGQAAEAQSAAFKATADFGAIIITKTDGHAAGGGAISAVAATHTPIIFLGTGEHMMDLERFEPKAFIQKLLGMGDMAGLVEHVQAVTKDSAAAKETYKHISEGIYTVRDFRENISSIMKMGPLSKLSGMIPGLSNLTAGLDDEDGSLKLRRMIYIFDSMTTAELDSDGKVFVEQPSRMVRIACGSGTTVREVEDLLSQHRMMAGMAKRVGGQKKQMQRAQNMLKGGNKEQQLAAMQKRMASMGGAGGAGFPGMPGMGDMAKMMQMLQGQGGGGGLPGLGGMDLQGMMSQMSGLMGGGGRGRGR
- a CDS encoding alkaline phosphatase family protein; its protein translation is MVSLPRVAAATSSVILRLAAFIFLRWIPGHHFPPLIFTSLVVYLSSLFSLSRPADESTTNRPHDLKRSRNTSRSAESLSNDSVLKTLLTGLPSPTSPLVTRLTVLVNIVLTLFTSDLLLRGLVFYPANDVAFSRIGYVSPTTANLLVREPDSAQLPLVVFYQEAEQDDPLKWVEEGIIYALDESTDFTTSVTLQNLKPSSHYRYSLSNNRTGSFVTAPLPGSASADRLSFLTSSCIKPNFPYNPLSHPLRIEGIEKMTETVSKLPSLLRPAFMLFLGDFIYIDVPQRFGSSVSHYRSEYRRVYSSPSWYSHGDNPAIDLPWIHTLDDHEIENDWSKGNNTAPYLAAADPYIHYHVSVNPPIPATPFAKPENTTYFSFINGPASFFMLDTRTYRSEPAQPDSTILGSAQLQSLLAYLSRPEPAEVRWKIVASSVPFTKNWRVGTTDTWGGFLNERRTVFEAMWRAERELGIRIILLSGDRHEFGATRFPDPTFDYTPDELLPDTAGEGLHEFSVGPLSMFYLPIRTYHQTDNEDVTVKYIPTGNTKYGLIDIDIRDETVLISGRTATVPSSVLTYSLYVDNDVAWKYSLSVPLPGYEDVASAASVRHPRLLPGKVLEDNREPVGWSAQLRAVLSQVEEVRGQLVNQFRAQVSKLLDRTGTAERLD